A portion of the Pedobacter cryoconitis genome contains these proteins:
- a CDS encoding GNAT family N-acetyltransferase, with product MITLRKAKEEDLAIIQYIGTSTYGPTYGHILEQVQIDYMLDEFYSITALTKQLMEGHTFLIAQDGDQDLAFMSYSTTTHQQHIVAKLHKLYVLPEAHGKGLGKLLMNEVRNKAIEAGADSLELNVNRYNNAKDFYEKIGFVVKETVDIEIGNGFFMNDYVMALPLTPLKSV from the coding sequence ATGATTACACTAAGAAAAGCAAAAGAAGAGGATCTGGCAATCATCCAGTATATAGGAACCTCTACCTACGGTCCAACTTATGGTCATATTCTTGAGCAGGTACAGATTGATTATATGCTTGATGAGTTTTACAGTATTACTGCCCTAACGAAACAGCTGATGGAAGGCCATACTTTTTTGATTGCACAGGATGGCGATCAGGACCTGGCTTTTATGTCTTATTCAACTACAACACATCAACAACATATTGTGGCCAAATTGCATAAGCTGTATGTTTTACCTGAGGCGCATGGAAAAGGCCTGGGTAAGCTCTTAATGAATGAAGTAAGAAATAAGGCTATAGAAGCAGGTGCAGATAGCCTGGAATTAAATGTAAACCGTTATAATAATGCAAAAGACTTCTACGAAAAGATAGGTTTTGTGGTTAAAGAAACCGTCGACATTGAAATTGGCAACGGTTTCTTTATGAATGATTATGTGATGGCACTGCCACTAACACCTTTAAAAAGTGTTTAA
- a CDS encoding thiamine pyrophosphokinase, which yields MSSHHIVREKQEPALYIHNLGNFDEEYLGQILEWSPTLIVNSAIYEKVISLGLKVDVILNAAGELAPQENTKSIMGPGDEYNTVLNYLISEKYAAVNIIDEQKALSDLAFYLPKINIVLFSATEKSYAVKTGFSVWKPAGSLFLIDIVSYFEATNLMQKDEREFEVVKDGFVEFTFATEYVFLTEKI from the coding sequence ATGTCGTCGCACCATATAGTCAGAGAAAAACAGGAGCCAGCCTTATATATTCACAATCTGGGCAATTTTGATGAGGAATACTTAGGACAAATCCTGGAATGGAGTCCTACTTTAATAGTCAACAGCGCTATTTATGAGAAAGTTATCAGCCTGGGATTAAAAGTAGATGTGATTCTGAATGCTGCCGGAGAACTCGCCCCACAGGAGAACACAAAGTCTATTATGGGCCCAGGCGATGAATATAATACCGTGCTGAACTATTTGATTTCAGAGAAATATGCTGCAGTGAATATTATTGATGAACAGAAAGCACTGTCAGATCTGGCTTTTTACTTGCCTAAGATTAATATTGTTTTATTCAGTGCAACCGAGAAGTCTTATGCGGTCAAAACTGGATTTAGTGTTTGGAAACCCGCAGGAAGTCTGTTTCTGATTGATATAGTTTCTTATTTCGAAGCGACTAACCTGATGCAAAAAGACGAAAGGGAATTTGAGGTTGTGAAAGATGGTTTTGTGGAATTCACTTTTGCTACGGAATATGTATTCTTAACAGAAAAAATATGA